The window cattttgataTGACTTTAATTGTATTATACCTCAGTAGAGCCACAAAAGATATTAATAGGCCTATGGACTTCCTATCTTTGTAGGAATACTAACAGTAAGATTTCATAATAGTGGATTCCAATAAAAGATGCTATTCTCGTTGGTATATACATACCTAGCTacaggtgtagaaacgcagtttgtctACCGAGTAGAGCGAGCTGGGCCTACCTTCGTGACATATGCCCTGCGGCCTGCCTTTCTCGTAGGCCTTGGTTCAGGAGAtaggacgtcataaacactgagttgcatgaaaacgaaactgcaaggcGCAATTCGCTGAATATACAGAGGAACtatgtgtgaaatacgttaaatgcGTGAGCAAAATACGTGATATGTGCGTACACTggcaaagccacgggtaaaaagctTTTCCTCAAACCCCGGATCGATTTCAACTAACTTTGGTGTACATACTATTTACTATCTGAAAAGAAGCACTTTGGGGGCGAGAACCAGCAAGCTACTATGGGGGTAGGGCCGATAacatggagagagggagagataggagcgatgggcagagagaggggtaaGCAGGAAGTGGGCACAAACAGAGGAGCAgaggagatagacagatagaggGGAATGAGGAAATAGAATCGGAAGCGGAGAGCAATGGTGAAATGGACTGAAAGGGAAGTGGAGGACGTGGACGGAGGAGGAAGTAGGAGATGTACTTATATGGGGTGAAGAGCAAACAGAGGGGGGAAGACAGATGAATAGTGAATGAAAAAAGTTGTAAGTGGGCTAAAGAGTGGAGACAAggagagagaaagggaaggagAGGAGATGGGTATAGAGAGGAAGAGATGTTCAAAGAAATGGTaggggaggagatgaagagagtgaAGGGGAAAAGGAGATGGAGGAGGCGAGAAGGAGGTAGAGGGGAAGGAAGAAGTTGTCTTAaagggagggagaaagagatggaTGAGTGGAAGGAACAGATGAGCAGAGAgatggtggaggaggaggtggatagttatggaggtggaggaggagtagGATGGAGAGAGCGTAGAAGGAGCAGAACATACGAAAAGGTACATACCTAGGCAATGAAAGGTGCTCAGTTAGTCATGCAGTAAAGggcctttctgtctatgtattcgcagtttttttgcatttgtttatgccTGTGGTTAATTGCCACTCTTTGCACCACAtgtcgatcctctgcagatcttcccacatttcgctacaattttcgatGATTGCGAATTCTCTGTGTACAACAGCTCCGTcagcaaaaagccttagtgaaatgCAAATCTTATCAACTAGCTCACACTTACTACGTTTTATCTGAATGATAACTACAACTGTGCGGAAGATGAGCAAACTCGGTGAGGCTTTGGGTGTACGCTTCCCTTGTGAAAGTAAGCGCACCTCGATTCTCGCCTGTAAAAGAGACAGCAGATGGCTCGCACCAGCGGTTCCTGAATCGTTCGGCTCTCAAGTGTGCAATGTAGCTGTACTTACCGATGATGGTGGCGAGGATGAGTAGGCCCAGGACGAGGGAGGTGACGCCCATGACGATGACGTCGGATATGGGCTCGGCGGCTGTCGGCGCGCCGGTGCGCAAGCTGCCGTTGGCGGCCGCGCTGCCGTTGGCCGTCGCATTCTCGCCATCGACGCTGTAGGCGCCGTAGAGCGTGTCCAGCGGCTGCAGCGAGTCGTTGGCGCCGGAGAGGGCGAGCAGCGTGGTGTtgcccgccagcagcagcagcgcggccacCTCGCCTTCCGggccgcccccgccgtcgccgccgccgccgctgctggcaTTGAGCGGCCACGCCGAGCCGCCCAGCGCCGCCCCCCTCACTGCCTCCATGGCAGCCTCGCCCCCACACGGTGCGGCGCCGCAGCCATCCAGTCGCGTGGGCGCTCAGCGGTGGAACACCTGTGCACGAGGAACAGTGGTGTCAACAGGTTTTGGGAAATTTATCGTAAGCTCCTGGTGCCATTCATTACATCTTCAAAGTGCAGCCCTGAGACAAACTGCGCTGTTTGGTAATATCTTATGACACTCTACGAAATGTAGCAAAAATCAACCCAAGTTTCCCATCGCTCCTTTGTTTTGAAATTCATGGCAGAGAAAACAAGAATTGGTTTCGAGGCAgcctcgttccacctatacttgagtactgctgatcagtgtggaatccgtaccaggtcgggttgacgaaggagttagagaagatacaaagaagagccacgcgtttcgtcacagggttatttggtaagcgtgatagcgttacggagatgtttagcggactccagtggcagacacttcagggaggcgctctgcatcgcagtgtagcttgctttccaggtttcgagagggtgagtttctggatgaggtatcgaatatattgcttcccctctatttatacctcccgaggagatcacgaatgtaaaattagagagattcgagtgcgcacggaggctttccggcagtcgttcttcccgcgaaccatacgcgactggaaccggaaagagaagtaatgacagtggcacgtaaagcgctctccgccacccaccgttgggtggcttgcggagtataaatgtagatgtagatgtaggtgtagatgtagcctACACATTCATCAGCAATGTCCCTgatcacaaaaaagaaagaaaagtgtaaTGAGAAAATAGTCTGTGTTCCGTTGCGGGGTTTATCGCAGCAGTCTTGAGCAGCATTATACCTGGTTGTAAGTCCCCTGGCTCGGATGAGGACGTCACTCGTTCTAATACTGACCGCCTTAAGGACCAGACGTAGTACTTGGTGGTGGGGTGATTGTATTTAGTATACCTCCACATATATTATGAACATAATCAACAGCAACGTATGTTGCAATTCAAGCTCTCATCAACTGACTCTCTAGTTAATCCTACACAAAATGCACCCAAAAGCACTCAGAgttcaaaatatgaaaataaatataattatttgcaCATGAAGTCCTCGTGTTACTCTAGAAATAGCAACACCAGATTCGCTTCTCCAATTATCCATGTTACCGCTCATCCACCAGTGGTCGTTCTGTACGGCGATAAAAACCTGCCACATCAGCCACCTCTCCGTGCACCCCTAGTTCGTAAGCGTGTTTACGGCACTGAGACATCGTCTGGTGCAAAATATTCCAAAGGtgagagaggttccatgccctcttatTCATgcagcctctcattttcatcaattttattaatgttttatgtcattgcacggtggtaacagGCCGAATAACGTTATGGTAATGagggtatttgtactgagagctaaaAATACTTTccacttgattcctatgcatgttgggttacttccctgggtgggcTGTGCGAGGCAAGCACCAGAGGACGTGGCACACTGTGTTTCCGGGTGGGGGCGGCACTTCTCTCAATACTGAGAGGGTCGTACATCAATAGGCTTAAGTGCCTggtggaacgactgacgtcggtcgagtttcgcctgctGTATgcaggcgaaacgacctgcgagacgtctgagtgtcgccgcagtttatgtgtttaccgtttcaGTGCATctggaacgaagactgctggcaccGACCCACTGaattgtcctcatgattctgagaataatTATGGACCATGCCCTTTTGGGCgtgactgtctggcgccggatggccggtggtctagtcaTGTTGTTTTCATAGCCGGTGAAATGGCCAGTTCAGtgacctcagctgaatagcagagacatgatttgtcaacttaaactgaggctagttgacgtcaCAAAGCGCTGTTCGAAATTGGAGGGAATGATCGCTATTGgtacgaatgatgttctgagactctGTGGggaaattttggaatcagcactgaatgctgatttgcGATTTTCGAGAGTAGAAGTGAGTGGAGGAATGTTGGCTTTGCTC is drawn from Schistocerca gregaria isolate iqSchGreg1 chromosome 3, iqSchGreg1.2, whole genome shotgun sequence and contains these coding sequences:
- the LOC126355438 gene encoding uncharacterized protein LOC126355438; the encoded protein is MTSDMGSAAVGAPVRKLPLAAALPLAVAFSPSTLSSAATSPSGPPPPSPPPPLLALSGHAEPPSAAPLTASMAASPPHGAAPQPSSRVGAQRWNTCARGTVVSTGFGKFIADADSGGGGSAFDVRNDAVSPAADPALHAS